The Pseudomonas cannabina genome contains the following window.
TCGTTGTCATTGTTCTGCATGCTTGAGCTCCCGAATCTCGCCGGTGGTGGTCCCGTTGAAGTTGTACCCCGTGTTCACCTGAACGGTAGGCCGGGCCTCTACAACCAAGCCGTTTAGGCGGAACCGAAACAGCCGGCTGACCCCATGCACCACGACCACGTTCTGTTCGTTGTGCGCGTCGGCCAGGGTTTCAGTACCATCGGGCAATACCTGGTACAGCACCGGGCGCGGCCCGTTGCCGGTGAAACGGAAGCAGGTCAGCATGCCGTTGTCCCAACCCTCATAGGGCGCTATGGACCTGCTCTCTGCACTGGAGCGCTTCTGATAGGGGCCGTTTTGCACCGGGCCGTCGCAGGGGTTGCCGGGGTCACGGCGTACAGCGCCAGTTTTTTTCGGCGGCTCGGGGTAGGTGAAGCGCAGCGCGTAGGTCATGTCCGCAGCCCGAGTCACCAGTTTCAGTTCCAGCAGGTAGGTGTGCCGGTTGGTGTTGATCACCAGGTTGGTGTTGGGCTCCTGGTCGGTAATGGGCTTGATGGCCACCAGGTTACCGGCCTTGTTCGGGCCGATGGACCAGGCCTTGGGATCACCTGACACCATCAAGCCCGAGGCCTCATTGATCGTCTCATTGGCCGGAAGCTGAACCAGCGAGGTACGACCCACCGAGGCCTGGATGCGGTACACGTTGTCCGGGCTGTAAACAGCGGTCTGCACGCGCCGGTCCAGCGTCGAGCCGGTGCCCATGCTCTCGGCAAAGACCGGCAGGCCGGACGTCACAAGCAACAAGGCGGTGAGGCCTGAAACGGCTTTATTTACCATTGGATACCCCCACTTCCTGGGTCATCGTATAGGCCTTGACCCCGAAGCCACGGGGGTTAAGCCATTGGTCACCGGCTTTTTTGGCCGGGTTCTTGTAGTCGTAGGTCACCGTCGCCACCCAGGTCACCGGGGCCAACTGGGGATCGGGGACGCCGTTGCGGTCCAGCACGGTTTTGGTGAGTCGCACCTGGGCGGTGCCTTCCCGATCTTTGCGTTCCAGGAAGTTGATATTGTTGATATCCGTGCGTATTTGCCGGTTGGTCCCCAGCACTTCCAGATAGCCCTTGGAGGACAACTGGAAATTGCGGTATTCGGTAAATGTTTCACCGTAGGACATCAGCTCCACCATGCCGAACTCTGCGTCGTGGCTTGAGAAGTTGTAGCTCTCGCGAAACCGTACATAAGTCGAGAGCCAGAACTCGTCATCGATCTGCTCCGGTGGCTTGCCTTTGTCGTCGGCCCACACCACGTCCGTGTAGCCGGAGTTGTTGTCTACCCGTACCAGGCCAAGTTGCACGGTCTTGAGCGGGGTCAGGCCCATCACGGCGGCGATCGACATAAAGGTCAGCACACCAAAGAAGCCCGCCAGGCGACGGGCGTTTTTGGTCTTGGCCTTCTCGTCGGCGGCGATGTTCTTCTCGAAATACCGCGCTGCGTGGATGAATGCCTGTTCAGCCAGGCTGATGTCTTGTGCGGTGGCCGCGTCGATGCTGGTACGGGCGGTCAGTTGCCGCTCCTGATCGATCACGTCCTGTTTGGATTTTCGAAACTTTTTCATAGATCACCTAAACGGGACAAACACGCGCTGCGCGGATCAGTTCGCGGAGCATTTGGAGTCGTTGGGCGGGACCTCGGCGGGCTTTGCCGGGGAGGCGCTTGCGGCAGTTGCCGGGCGCTTTTGACTGGTGGTCTTGAGCGGCTGGGCCTGGGGCGCGGGGCTTGCCGCTGGCCGTACCTGGCCAAGCACGGGGCGCGTAGCCGGTATCACGGCGGCTGGTACAGGTGCAGGCTTGTGGGTGAAGGGCATGTCTTCCCACTGCCCTTCCGGTTCGGAAAGCTTGGGTGCAGAGCCACACCCTGACAGCAAGGCAGCCGAAAGCAGCCCGCTCAAAGCAAGTTTGACATTCATAGTGGAGTACCTGAGAGAAGCGAGGGTGTTGCGAGTAGGGAGAGGATGTAGCCGGTAACGATAAATCGGGGTGTTATTTGATGTTGTTGCGTCCCCTCCGCAGTTTGGAAATGCCGGCGGCGGCACCACGAGTCATGCCTCTTGCAGCACCAAATCCTGTAATTTTACTGATCATTCCGCCACCGGAAGGGCCACCGCCCATGATGGAGGCTGCTTGCTGAGGCAGTTCGATGACCAGCGCTGTGAACGTGCAGAAGACAATCAGGATGGTGAGATTCCCCTCCAGGGTGGTCGTCAACGTTCCATCTTTAATCATCATGGTGTTGATAAAGCCGATTTCGATTGCCAGCACAACCGATATCAGGACCTGGGCCAACATGAAGCCTGCGATGGCTGAAACCCACCCCCAGAAATACTGCCGGGTCTGATCAAACAGCAGAAAGGCAATAAACAAAGGCCCTACGGCCACGACAGCCGTTGTCGACACCTTCAGTACAAAGAGCGTAGCCACGGCAGCCAGCAAGAACGGGATACCGCCCAGCACGTAAAACACCACCCCCTGAATGCCCAACCAGATTTTAGCAAAA
Protein-coding sequences here:
- a CDS encoding type IV secretion system protein codes for the protein MDVTKIAQTLFNFVDAALQSALVTGMAKVMLGLGALFGTMWLIHFTLRNMQWLYRGMNVAFEDVAKEIMKMAAITACAFSVHWYVQTIVPFITGFPNWMGGILSGQEGTQTNQIDSLIVTYASNLSALIGAMEFNIVTTSFAKIWLGIQGVVFYVLGGIPFLLAAVATLFVLKVSTTAVVAVGPLFIAFLLFDQTRQYFWGWVSAIAGFMLAQVLISVVLAIEIGFINTMMIKDGTLTTTLEGNLTILIVFCTFTALVIELPQQAASIMGGGPSGGGMISKITGFGAARGMTRGAAAGISKLRRGRNNIK
- a CDS encoding TrbG/VirB9 family P-type conjugative transfer protein translates to MVNKAVSGLTALLLVTSGLPVFAESMGTGSTLDRRVQTAVYSPDNVYRIQASVGRTSLVQLPANETINEASGLMVSGDPKAWSIGPNKAGNLVAIKPITDQEPNTNLVINTNRHTYLLELKLVTRAADMTYALRFTYPEPPKKTGAVRRDPGNPCDGPVQNGPYQKRSSAESRSIAPYEGWDNGMLTCFRFTGNGPRPVLYQVLPDGTETLADAHNEQNVVVVHGVSRLFRFRLNGLVVEARPTVQVNTGYNFNGTTTGEIRELKHAEQ
- a CDS encoding virB8 family protein is translated as MKKFRKSKQDVIDQERQLTARTSIDAATAQDISLAEQAFIHAARYFEKNIAADEKAKTKNARRLAGFFGVLTFMSIAAVMGLTPLKTVQLGLVRVDNNSGYTDVVWADDKGKPPEQIDDEFWLSTYVRFRESYNFSSHDAEFGMVELMSYGETFTEYRNFQLSSKGYLEVLGTNRQIRTDINNINFLERKDREGTAQVRLTKTVLDRNGVPDPQLAPVTWVATVTYDYKNPAKKAGDQWLNPRGFGVKAYTMTQEVGVSNGK
- a CDS encoding conjugal transfer protein, which produces MNVKLALSGLLSAALLSGCGSAPKLSEPEGQWEDMPFTHKPAPVPAAVIPATRPVLGQVRPAASPAPQAQPLKTTSQKRPATAASASPAKPAEVPPNDSKCSAN